One Mytilus trossulus isolate FHL-02 chromosome 5, PNRI_Mtr1.1.1.hap1, whole genome shotgun sequence DNA segment encodes these proteins:
- the LOC134717754 gene encoding uncharacterized protein LOC134717754 has product MNVNDKNFLDEKDLRFVTFRRVLDSRMKELLSKGFRTKVKRADPLSLQDEENLWQKGVFGMTNSVSLQHTAFFYACKLFGLRGRDEHRNLDCSQLEIGTDQTGKYVRFIGRSTKTFKGGLSHLSLDNKDIKHYSEEGPRCIATHFQKYLEALGNDGIFYRKPRKGNSEQTIRYGKQAVGINKLDLFMKEICQKGGIQGNFSNHSGKRTCATQLYQAGIEEQEIKGRTGHRSNAVRTYKTSNETIQKKVSNVLNPPLDATETAEVSFFDENSSDEPTIENTSVLATPPMKRQRTTPEMLKDVTNTKGVVQFSNCNFNFH; this is encoded by the exons ATGAACGTGAATGATAAGAACTTTCTTGACGAAAAAGACTTGAGATTTGTTACTTTCAGACGCGTCCTTGATTCTCGGATGAAAGAATTGTTATCAAAAGGGTTCAGAACAAAAGTTAAAAGAGCTGATCCTCTCAGTCTACAAGATGAAGAAAATTTGTGGCAAAAGGGGGTTTTTGGAATGACGAATTCTGTATCGCTCCAGCATACTGCTTTTTTCTATGCATGCAAACTTTTTGGTTTGCGAGGACGAGATGAACACCGTAATCTAGACTGTTCCCAATTAGAAATTGGGACCGACCAAACTGGAAAGTATGTGCGCTTCATAGGGAGGagtacaaaaactttcaaagGAGGTTTATCCCATCTTAGTCTGGATAACAAGGATATCAAACATTACTCCGAAGAAG GTCCTCGATGCATTGCTACACATTTTCAGAAATATTTAGAGGCGCTCGGTAATGATGGCATCTTTTACCGTAAACCACGCAAGGGAAATTCTGAGCAAACTATTAGATATGGAAAGCAGGCTGTTGGCATTAACAAATTGGACCTTTTCATGAAGGAAATTTGTCAGAAAGGTGGTATTCAGGGCAACTTTTCAAATCATTCAGGCAAGCGTACATGTGCGACTCAACTATACCAAGCAGGGATCGAGGAACAGGAGATAAAGGGTAGAACGGGGCACAGATCAAATGCTGTCCGAACCTACAAAACTTCAAATGAAACCATACAGAAAAAGGTTTCAAATGTGCTTAATCCTCCTCTAGATGCCACCGAAACTGCAGAAGTATCCTTTTTCGATGAAAATTCTAGTGATGAACCGACTATTGAAAATACGAGTGTGTTAGCCACACCACCGATGAAACGTCAACGGACCACACCAGAAATGCTTAAAGACGTTACAAATACTAAAGGGGttgttcaattttcaaattgcaACTTCAACTTTCACTAA